A region of Desulfurellaceae bacterium DNA encodes the following proteins:
- a CDS encoding amidohydrolase, translated as MDTLRVISADSHMTEPPDLWTTRLDRRFQDRAPRVVHKPDKPGHFFTAPGITPFPVAGGFSTGRSGEALKEHLKSGYEAARPSGWDPVERLKDQDLDGVAAEVIYTTLGLALFQLTDVDLQQACFGVYNDWVAEFRSHSPKRLHPVAMISLEDIPAAVAELQRAARLGLKGGMIWGAPPADRPYHSPLYDPFWAAAQDLQLPISLHVVTSRDANDRVVMNAGSSGPVNYTALRFVHLFNEVQKSLSAFILGGVLERFPGLRIVSAESDVGWFAHYLHRLDHAQEKFGAMVEQPLPLKPSEYARRQIWATFQDDPVGPNTYRFFGADNFMWASDFPHTDTTWPNSRHVIGRDFAGVPEHITRKMVSENAARLYRIELDGAT; from the coding sequence ATGGACACGCTGCGCGTTATCTCGGCCGACTCGCATATGACCGAACCGCCCGATCTGTGGACCACCCGGCTGGATCGGCGGTTTCAGGACCGGGCGCCGCGGGTCGTACACAAGCCGGATAAACCCGGCCATTTTTTCACCGCGCCTGGGATCACCCCGTTTCCGGTGGCCGGCGGCTTCTCAACCGGACGGAGCGGCGAGGCGCTCAAAGAGCACCTGAAGAGCGGCTACGAGGCGGCGCGGCCGAGCGGTTGGGACCCGGTTGAACGGCTCAAGGATCAGGACCTCGACGGGGTTGCGGCCGAGGTGATCTATACCACCCTGGGGTTGGCCCTGTTTCAGCTGACCGATGTCGATCTCCAGCAGGCCTGCTTTGGGGTCTACAACGACTGGGTGGCCGAGTTCCGCTCCCACAGCCCCAAGCGTCTCCATCCGGTCGCCATGATCTCGCTCGAAGACATTCCGGCTGCGGTGGCCGAGTTGCAACGTGCCGCCAGGCTGGGCCTCAAGGGCGGGATGATCTGGGGCGCGCCGCCGGCCGACCGGCCCTACCACAGCCCGCTGTACGACCCGTTCTGGGCTGCGGCCCAGGACCTTCAACTGCCGATTTCGCTCCACGTGGTGACCAGCCGCGATGCCAACGACCGGGTGGTGATGAACGCCGGTTCGAGCGGTCCGGTCAACTACACCGCGCTGCGCTTTGTACACCTCTTCAACGAGGTCCAGAAGTCGCTCAGCGCCTTTATCCTGGGTGGGGTGCTGGAGCGTTTTCCGGGTCTCAGGATTGTCTCGGCCGAAAGCGATGTGGGCTGGTTTGCCCATTACCTGCACCGTCTGGACCACGCCCAGGAGAAGTTTGGCGCGATGGTTGAGCAGCCCCTGCCGCTCAAGCCCAGCGAGTATGCCCGACGCCAGATCTGGGCCACCTTTCAGGACGACCCGGTCGGTCCGAATACCTATCGTTTTTTTGGCGCCGACAACTTCATGTGGGCCTCGGACTTTCCGCACACCGACACGACCTGGCCCAACTCACGCCACGTCATTGGGCGAGACTTTGCCGGCGTGCCGGAACACATCACCCGTAAGATGGTGTCCGAGAACGCGGCCCGTTTGTACCGGATTGAGCTGGACGGAGCGACCTGA
- a CDS encoding site-specific DNA-methyltransferase: MLTPALQEDPHYSYSSAQPSLQHESAHNRVIFGDNLAVLHALLPEFTERVKCVYIDPPYTTTYSWTEPATDLGPTGWLDFMRPRLSLLRALLRDDGLLAVQIDDNEFARLYLLLAELFEERNLKVVCVKMAEPTGLKMASVLKYGGLPKLKEYIILAGKSGVRGLHLERVRKGGWDREYNLFVGQVSYGEVRRLKAIIAKPDRSPADVEQADAICARFRFEPMHSAYRRSAPSRIGQEDWRYRNAWRIVRTCATSPTAKRLADARRTNLDAACGAFTVETPQRKLYLIKADYNPASAQPRMRLLFADDYLSVHPGDFWSDIKTTGLGDEGGVDFLNGKKPEALLRRIIGMATSPGDWVLDAFGGSGTTGAVAHKMGRRWLLIENGPQCHSHLLPRLRRVIDGTDQTGVSKAVRWRGGGGFRYFRLNPDLEHD; this comes from the coding sequence ATGCTCACCCCCGCCCTTCAGGAAGATCCCCACTACTCCTACTCCTCCGCCCAGCCGAGTCTCCAGCACGAATCGGCTCATAACCGGGTCATCTTCGGCGACAACCTGGCGGTCCTGCACGCCCTGCTGCCCGAATTCACCGAGCGCGTCAAATGCGTCTACATCGACCCGCCCTACACCACCACCTACAGCTGGACCGAGCCTGCCACCGACCTCGGGCCGACGGGCTGGCTGGACTTCATGCGGCCGCGTCTCAGCCTGCTGCGCGCGCTGCTGCGCGACGACGGGCTGCTGGCGGTGCAGATTGACGATAACGAATTCGCCCGCCTGTACCTGCTGCTGGCCGAGCTGTTTGAGGAGCGCAACCTCAAGGTCGTGTGCGTGAAAATGGCCGAACCGACCGGCCTGAAAATGGCCAGCGTGCTCAAGTACGGCGGCCTGCCCAAACTCAAGGAGTACATCATCCTGGCTGGCAAGTCGGGCGTCCGCGGCCTGCACCTCGAGCGGGTGCGCAAGGGCGGCTGGGACCGCGAGTACAACCTGTTCGTCGGTCAGGTGAGCTATGGCGAGGTGCGGCGGCTCAAAGCCATCATCGCCAAGCCAGACCGCAGCCCGGCCGACGTTGAGCAGGCCGACGCGATCTGCGCCCGGTTTCGCTTTGAGCCCATGCACAGCGCCTACCGGCGGTCAGCGCCAAGCCGGATTGGCCAGGAAGACTGGCGCTACCGCAACGCCTGGCGGATCGTCCGCACCTGCGCCACCAGCCCGACGGCCAAGCGGCTGGCCGACGCCCGCCGCACCAATCTGGACGCGGCCTGCGGCGCCTTTACGGTTGAGACGCCGCAGCGCAAGCTGTACCTGATCAAGGCCGACTACAACCCGGCCTCGGCCCAGCCCCGCATGCGCCTGCTGTTTGCCGACGATTACCTGAGCGTCCATCCCGGAGACTTCTGGTCGGATATCAAAACGACCGGGCTGGGCGACGAGGGCGGCGTCGATTTTCTCAACGGCAAAAAACCCGAAGCCCTGCTCAGGCGCATCATCGGCATGGCCACCAGCCCGGGCGACTGGGTACTCGACGCCTTTGGCGGCTCGGGCACGACCGGGGCGGTGGCGCACAAGATGGGCCGGCGCTGGCTGCTGATTGAAAACGGTCCGCAGTGCCACTCGCACCTGCTGCCCCGCCTCCGGCGGGTGATTGACGGCACCGATCAGACCGGGGTGTCAAAGGCGGTCCGCTGGCGCGGCGGCGGCGGGTTTCGCTACTTCCGGCTGAACCCGGATCTGGAGCACGACTAG
- a CDS encoding DUF4160 domain-containing protein — protein sequence MGKIRRGGYLFVTLIGDHVPRHVHIYRDGKAVAKFDLDRFECMTGSIDRRLRRILQQLVTEGKL from the coding sequence ATGGGAAAAATCAGGAGGGGCGGCTACCTGTTTGTCACGCTTATCGGTGACCATGTCCCGCGCCACGTCCACATCTACAGGGACGGCAAAGCTGTGGCCAAGTTTGATCTGGATCGCTTCGAGTGCATGACCGGAAGCATAGACCGGCGGTTACGCCGAATTCTTCAGCAACTCGTCACGGAGGGTAAGCTGTGA
- the otsA gene encoding alpha,alpha-trehalose-phosphate synthase (UDP-forming) → MPTQTSGRLVVVSNRTPDLTTPKTPAETRKPVAGGLVSALRPVLLETGGIWFGWSGKTTRRRESSAPQKRQIGPIQLMTVNLSEEEVHDFYVSFCNRTLWPLFHSFPAQVRVVSREYRTYRRINRYFAAHLAPLLKPDDLVWVHDYHLIPLGMELRRLGWQGRLGFFLHIPFPPVDILTISPHSRPLLEDLEAYDLVGFHTQRYRKNCADALESELGGSFDGRLYQHGKARVQLGVYAIGTDPDSFADWATSPEASLQASKLRQMVRGRRILLGVDRLDYTKGISERLLAFDRLLERHPAWRDQVSMTQISAPSRTRVPEYAAQKREVDRLVGEINGRYSEDDWIPVRHLYRSYTQEELAAFYREADVCLVTPLRDGMNLVAKEYIASQTDNPGVLLLSQFCGTAEDLVEAVIVNPYDIDGTASALNRALNMNLTERRERWQALNKRVHERTAQTWRDRFLADLEKSDQAARPSSKPKTRSTKSKPTGKTSA, encoded by the coding sequence ATGCCAACACAAACGAGCGGCCGCCTGGTCGTGGTCTCAAACCGCACGCCGGATTTGACAACACCAAAGACGCCGGCCGAGACACGCAAGCCGGTGGCCGGCGGTCTGGTCAGCGCCCTGCGCCCGGTACTGCTGGAAACCGGCGGGATCTGGTTCGGCTGGAGCGGCAAGACGACCCGCCGTCGAGAATCCAGCGCCCCCCAGAAGCGCCAGATCGGCCCCATCCAACTCATGACGGTCAATCTGTCAGAGGAAGAGGTGCACGATTTCTACGTCAGCTTCTGCAACCGGACCCTGTGGCCGCTGTTTCACAGTTTCCCGGCCCAGGTCCGGGTCGTCAGCCGCGAGTACCGCACCTATCGCCGCATCAACCGCTATTTTGCCGCCCATCTGGCCCCGCTGCTCAAGCCCGACGACCTGGTCTGGGTGCACGACTACCATCTCATTCCGCTGGGCATGGAGCTGCGGCGCCTGGGCTGGCAGGGCCGCCTGGGGTTTTTCCTGCATATCCCGTTTCCGCCGGTCGATATCCTGACCATCTCGCCCCATTCCCGGCCCCTGCTGGAAGACCTGGAAGCCTACGACCTGGTCGGCTTTCACACCCAGCGCTACCGCAAAAACTGCGCCGACGCCCTGGAGTCGGAACTGGGCGGCAGCTTTGACGGCCGGCTCTACCAGCACGGCAAAGCCAGGGTCCAGCTCGGGGTGTACGCGATCGGCACCGACCCCGACAGCTTTGCCGACTGGGCGACCAGCCCCGAGGCCAGCCTGCAGGCCAGCAAACTGCGCCAGATGGTGCGCGGCCGGCGCATCCTGCTCGGCGTTGACCGGCTCGACTACACCAAGGGCATCTCTGAGCGGCTGCTGGCCTTTGACCGCCTGCTCGAACGCCACCCGGCGTGGCGCGACCAGGTGTCCATGACCCAGATCTCGGCCCCGTCACGCACCCGGGTGCCGGAGTACGCGGCCCAGAAACGCGAGGTTGACCGTCTGGTCGGAGAAATCAACGGCCGCTACTCTGAGGACGACTGGATTCCGGTCCGCCATCTGTACCGATCCTACACCCAGGAAGAGCTGGCCGCGTTTTACCGCGAGGCCGATGTGTGTCTGGTCACCCCCCTGCGCGACGGCATGAACCTCGTCGCCAAGGAGTATATCGCGTCTCAGACCGACAACCCCGGCGTCCTGCTACTGTCCCAGTTCTGCGGCACGGCCGAAGACCTGGTCGAAGCCGTGATCGTCAATCCGTACGACATTGACGGCACGGCCTCGGCCCTCAACCGGGCCTTGAACATGAACCTGACCGAACGGCGCGAGCGCTGGCAGGCCCTGAACAAGCGCGTCCACGAACGTACCGCCCAGACCTGGCGGGACCGTTTTCTGGCCGACCTGGAAAAGAGCGACCAAGCGGCCAGACCCAGCTCAAAGCCAAAAACCCGTTCGACAAAATCGAAACCGACCGGGAAAACCAGCGCCTAG
- a CDS encoding MBL fold metallo-hydrolase — MRLLWTVTVCFLLVSATAPARAAAPEHVRLTWMSVSNWLIEVGPTRIIMDGYISRIPESAFSGPSFAYAEPSLPDTAAIQRVIEALGNPRIDCILTGHSHFDHSFDVATWARLTGARIIGARSTCLQAVAQGIRDARCTAVEGGEVIPLGPYVSVRVVRWNHSGDTTTFEGKLLHAPLELTATPTPTSAGLRPGILQDFPNGGGARAYLFTAQTAAGPVHWLYSNTGNATTFSQPVTIDEAFFSERELALDSLDIAEHATPAREHLRAALTDAGLERVDLWLGFSDRPLAEAVHPVLKPKAHIPHHWDGLFSPFFDGVPYAYSAFPMSTGVSDFWEKQQVTFLPPRQYMDAYMLTPTGVRPVANPAVKQRLGLSAPP; from the coding sequence ATGCGCCTCTTGTGGACCGTCACTGTCTGTTTCCTCCTCGTGTCCGCCACCGCACCGGCTCGGGCGGCCGCGCCGGAACACGTCAGGCTGACCTGGATGTCGGTCTCCAACTGGCTGATCGAGGTCGGCCCGACCCGCATTATCATGGACGGCTATATCAGCCGGATTCCCGAGTCGGCCTTTTCCGGGCCGAGTTTTGCCTACGCCGAGCCCAGCCTGCCGGACACGGCCGCAATTCAGCGTGTCATCGAGGCCCTGGGCAACCCCCGGATCGACTGCATCCTGACCGGCCACAGCCATTTTGACCACTCGTTTGACGTGGCCACCTGGGCGCGTTTAACCGGTGCCCGAATCATCGGCGCCCGCTCAACGTGCTTGCAGGCCGTCGCCCAGGGCATTCGGGACGCGCGGTGTACTGCGGTTGAGGGCGGGGAGGTGATTCCGCTCGGCCCGTATGTCAGTGTCCGGGTGGTGCGCTGGAACCACAGCGGCGATACCACCACCTTCGAGGGCAAGCTGCTGCACGCGCCCCTTGAACTGACCGCGACGCCGACGCCGACCAGCGCCGGTCTGCGACCCGGTATTCTCCAGGACTTTCCCAACGGCGGGGGCGCCCGGGCGTACCTGTTTACGGCCCAGACCGCAGCCGGCCCGGTTCACTGGCTGTACTCCAACACCGGCAACGCGACGACCTTCAGTCAGCCGGTCACGATAGACGAGGCGTTTTTCAGCGAACGGGAGCTGGCCCTGGACAGTCTCGACATTGCCGAACACGCCACCCCGGCGCGCGAGCACTTACGGGCGGCCCTGACCGACGCCGGCCTTGAGCGGGTCGATCTATGGCTGGGATTCAGCGACCGGCCGCTGGCCGAAGCCGTCCATCCGGTCCTCAAGCCCAAGGCACACATTCCCCACCACTGGGACGGTCTGTTTTCGCCGTTTTTTGACGGCGTGCCATACGCCTACAGCGCGTTCCCCATGTCCACCGGGGTGTCCGACTTCTGGGAAAAACAGCAGGTGACGTTTCTGCCCCCCCGGCAGTACATGGATGCCTATATGCTGACCCCGACCGGCGTGCGGCCGGTGGCCAACCCGGCCGTCAAGCAGCGGCTCGGCCTGTCCGCCCCTCCCTGA